The Rhineura floridana isolate rRhiFlo1 chromosome 8, rRhiFlo1.hap2, whole genome shotgun sequence genome includes a region encoding these proteins:
- the LOC133390384 gene encoding ubiquinol-cytochrome-c reductase complex assembly factor 6 yields the protein MPAGASWPRYLKMLSASMLAMFAGAEVVHRYYRPDLTIPEVPPKPGELRTELLGLKKRNQEVQASQQ from the exons ATGCCTGCAGGAGCCTCTTGGCCGCGCTACTTGAAAATGCTCAGTGCAAGTatgttggccatgtttgctggtgCAGAAGTTGTCCATCGTTATTACAGGCCCGATCTT aCGATACCTGAAGTTCCTCCCAAGCCTGGAGAACTCAGAACAGAACTGTTGGGCCTCAAAAAAAGAAACCAGGAAGTTCAGGCTTCACAACAGTGA
- the TDG gene encoding G/T mismatch-specific thymine DNA glycosylase isoform X1 produces MEAEEPGPRHYTALQPAFYPFPFHQMMTAVPNMEMMNEEEVLQGALDSNIVPEPVQAVKGRKRKSKSSEPKKPAAKAAKSKGKQEKITDTFKVKRKVDRFNGVSEAELLTKTLPDILTFNLDIVIIGINPGLMAAYKGHHYPGPGNHFWKCLFLSGLSEEQLNHMDDHTLPHKYGIGFTNMVERTTPGSKDLSSKEFREGGRILVQKLQKYQPKIAVFNGKCIYDIFSKEVFGVKVKKLEFGLQPHKVPDTETLCYVMPSSSARCAQFPRAQDKVHYYIKLKDLRDQLKGIMPNTEVQEVQYTFDLQLAQEDAKKMAVKEEKYDPGYEAAYGGASGEKTTSDGEQCNLPSNGTATSAEYSSGSSFGDVSNGQWMTQSFTDQIPEFNNSRPQEEEGSNA; encoded by the exons ATGGAAGCCGAAGAGCCGGGGCCCAG gcattatACTGCTCTTCAGCCAGCATTTTATCCTTTTCCATTCCATCAAATGATGACTGCAGTTCCAAACATGGAGATGATGAatgaagaggaagttcttcagggGGCTTTAGATTCAAACATTGTTCCAGAACCTGTTCAAG CTGTTaaaggaaggaagagaaaaagTAAATCTTCTGAACCCAAAAAACCTGCTGCTAAAGCTGCCAAATCAAAAGGCAAACAAGAAAAAATTACAGATACTTTTAAAGTCAAAAGGAAAGTAGATCGTTTTAATGGTGTATCTGAAGCTGAACTGTTGACCAAAACTCTTCCTGATATACTGACCTTCAACTTGGACATTGTAATT ATTGGTATAAATCCAGGTTTAATGGCAGCTTACAAAGGCCATCATTACCCAGGACCTGGAAACCACTTCT GGAAGTGTCTCTTTTTGTCTGGGCTAAGTGAAGAACAGTTGAATCATATGGATGACCATACATTACCACATAAATATGGTATTGGATTTACAAACATGGTGGAAAGGACAACACCAGGTAGTAAGGACCTTTCCAG caaaGAGTTTCGGGAAGGAGGAAGAATTCTGGTGCAAAAATTGCAGAAGTATCAACCTAAAatagcagtttttaatggaaaat GTATTTATGACATTTTTAGTAAAGAGGTTTTTGGCGTAAAAGTTAAAAAGTTGGAATTTGGACTGCAGCCACATAAGGTCCCAGACACAGAAACA cTTTGCTATGTTATGCCATCATCCAGTGCAAGATGTGCTCAGTTTCCTCGTGCACAAGACAAAGTTCATTATTACATAAAGCTGAAAGATCTAAGGGATCAGCTGAAGGGCATTATGCCAAACACAGAGGTCCAGGAAGTGCAGTATACATTTGATTTGCAGCTTGCACAAG AGGATGCTAAGAAGATGGCTGtcaaagaagaaaaatatgaTCCAGGTTATGAAGCAGCTTATGGGGGTGCTTCTGGTGAGAAAACCACCAGTGATGGAGAACAATGTAACTTGCCTTCAAATGGAACAG caaccagtgcagagtaTAGCAGTGGATCTTCCTTTGGAGATGTCTCCAATGGACAGTGGATGACACAGTCTTTCACAGACCAGATTCCAGAGTTCAACAATTCTAGACcacaagaggaagaaggaagcaatGCTTAA
- the TDG gene encoding G/T mismatch-specific thymine DNA glycosylase isoform X2: MMTAVPNMEMMNEEEVLQGALDSNIVPEPVQAVKGRKRKSKSSEPKKPAAKAAKSKGKQEKITDTFKVKRKVDRFNGVSEAELLTKTLPDILTFNLDIVIIGINPGLMAAYKGHHYPGPGNHFWKCLFLSGLSEEQLNHMDDHTLPHKYGIGFTNMVERTTPGSKDLSSKEFREGGRILVQKLQKYQPKIAVFNGKCIYDIFSKEVFGVKVKKLEFGLQPHKVPDTETLCYVMPSSSARCAQFPRAQDKVHYYIKLKDLRDQLKGIMPNTEVQEVQYTFDLQLAQEDAKKMAVKEEKYDPGYEAAYGGASGEKTTSDGEQCNLPSNGTATSAEYSSGSSFGDVSNGQWMTQSFTDQIPEFNNSRPQEEEGSNA; encoded by the exons ATGATGACTGCAGTTCCAAACATGGAGATGATGAatgaagaggaagttcttcagggGGCTTTAGATTCAAACATTGTTCCAGAACCTGTTCAAG CTGTTaaaggaaggaagagaaaaagTAAATCTTCTGAACCCAAAAAACCTGCTGCTAAAGCTGCCAAATCAAAAGGCAAACAAGAAAAAATTACAGATACTTTTAAAGTCAAAAGGAAAGTAGATCGTTTTAATGGTGTATCTGAAGCTGAACTGTTGACCAAAACTCTTCCTGATATACTGACCTTCAACTTGGACATTGTAATT ATTGGTATAAATCCAGGTTTAATGGCAGCTTACAAAGGCCATCATTACCCAGGACCTGGAAACCACTTCT GGAAGTGTCTCTTTTTGTCTGGGCTAAGTGAAGAACAGTTGAATCATATGGATGACCATACATTACCACATAAATATGGTATTGGATTTACAAACATGGTGGAAAGGACAACACCAGGTAGTAAGGACCTTTCCAG caaaGAGTTTCGGGAAGGAGGAAGAATTCTGGTGCAAAAATTGCAGAAGTATCAACCTAAAatagcagtttttaatggaaaat GTATTTATGACATTTTTAGTAAAGAGGTTTTTGGCGTAAAAGTTAAAAAGTTGGAATTTGGACTGCAGCCACATAAGGTCCCAGACACAGAAACA cTTTGCTATGTTATGCCATCATCCAGTGCAAGATGTGCTCAGTTTCCTCGTGCACAAGACAAAGTTCATTATTACATAAAGCTGAAAGATCTAAGGGATCAGCTGAAGGGCATTATGCCAAACACAGAGGTCCAGGAAGTGCAGTATACATTTGATTTGCAGCTTGCACAAG AGGATGCTAAGAAGATGGCTGtcaaagaagaaaaatatgaTCCAGGTTATGAAGCAGCTTATGGGGGTGCTTCTGGTGAGAAAACCACCAGTGATGGAGAACAATGTAACTTGCCTTCAAATGGAACAG caaccagtgcagagtaTAGCAGTGGATCTTCCTTTGGAGATGTCTCCAATGGACAGTGGATGACACAGTCTTTCACAGACCAGATTCCAGAGTTCAACAATTCTAGACcacaagaggaagaaggaagcaatGCTTAA
- the GLT8D2 gene encoding glycosyltransferase 8 domain-containing protein 2 gives MFTALDHLSNKSSCLAVIFFLVKEFPIATLPLKDYKKKDCMALLRKINQILLFLLVLTLCAILYNKVHKLPSTMIKNEAVDLESPEEMEEEIPVVICAAAGRMGAAIAAISSIYSNTDSNVLFYVVGLKNGIPHIRKWIENSKLKDIKFKIVEFNPMVLKGKMRPDAARPELLQPLNFVRFYLPLLIHEHEKVIYLDDDVIVQGDIQELYDTKLARGHAAAFSDDCDLPSTHEIVRSVGMQNTYMGFLDYRKQTIRDLGISPSTCSFNPGVIVANMTEWKHQRITKQLEKWMQKNVEENLYSSTLAGGVATSPMLIVFHGKYSNINPLWHIRHLGWSPDARYSEHFLHEAKLLHWNGRYKPWDYPSVHTDLWEKWFIPDPSGTFKLIRPNS, from the exons ATGTTTACAGCACTGGATCATCTATCTAACAAGAGCAGCTGCCTTGcagttattttttttttggtgaaaGAATTCCCAATTGCTACGCTGCCTTTGAAAG ATTACAAAAAAAAGGACTGTATGGCTCTGTTACGAAAAA TTAATCAGATCCTATTGTTCCTTCTTGTTTTGACTCTGTGTGCTATTCTGTATAACAAAGTTCACAAGTTGCCATCCACCATGATAAAGAATGAAGCAG TTGATTTGGAGAGccctgaggaaatggaagaagaaattcCTGTGGTGATATGTGCTGCTGCAGGCAGAATGGGTGCAGCCATTGCAGCAATCAGCAGCATTTACAGCAACACTGATTCTAATGTCTTGTTCTATGTGGTTGGACTAAAGAATGGCATTCCACATATCAG AAAGTGGATTGAAAATTCCAAGCTGAAAGATATAAAGTTCAAAATTGTGGAATTCAACCCCATGGTGTTAAAAGGGAAAATGAGACCAGATGCAGCACGTCCTGAGTTACTTCAACCT CTAAACTTTGTTCGATTTTACCTCCCTCTGCTTATCCATGAACATGAAAAAGTGATATATCTAGATGATGATGTGATTGTGCAAG GTGACATCCAAGAACTGTATGACACAAAGCTAGCCCGCGGTCACgctgcagctttttcagatgaCTGTGATCTGCCTTCAACTCATGAAATTGTCAGAAGTGTAGGAATGCAA AATACCTACATGGGGTTTCTGGACTACCGAAAGCAAACAATCCGAGATCTTGGCATAAGCCCCAGCACCTGCTCCTTTAATCCTGGTGTCATTGTTGCCAATATGACAGAATGGAAGCACCAGCGAATCACAAAGCAGTTAGAAAAATGGATGCAGAAAAATGTAGA aGAAAATCTGTACAGCAGCACGCTTGCTGGAGGTGTGGCAACCTCCCCAATGCTCATTGTATTCCATGGAAAATACTCAAATATTAATCCTTTATGGCATATTCGACATCTAG GCTGGAGTCCAGATGCCAGGTACTCAGAGCATTTTCTTCATGAAGCCAAGTTACTTCACTGGAATGGAAGATACAAACCTTGGGACTACCCTAGTGTTCACACTGACCTATGGGAAAAGTGGTTTATTCCTGACCCTTCAGGGACTTTTAAATTGATTCGTCCCAATAGCTGA